Proteins from a single region of Paramormyrops kingsleyae isolate MSU_618 chromosome 9, PKINGS_0.4, whole genome shotgun sequence:
- the lin37 gene encoding protein lin-37 homolog isoform X2, with amino-acid sequence MLHVKIKAEKTDAETTGARGRLDAVLQGLVEKSDSEREQNEDDSGKMATDSLSKDLSPSSAGKRPSSRFPQHRRKKRKEMDDGLSESNQHKQNAYIIKLFDRSVDLAQFNTSTPLYPICRAWMRNNPTVRERAASSSPSHSLGEEEVVDMLNGKGQNVYRLPPPSPSPIGPSGEPINLRIPPTEKSTAAKPFDTVPVSIPLVYNHMERWKKIRQKWKEASNKNQLRYSESIKILKEMYER; translated from the exons ATGCTACACGTGAAAATCAAAGCAGAAAAGACAG ATGCAGAAACAACTGGAGCGCGGGGACGCCTGGACGCGGTGCTGCAAGGTCTTGTTGAAAAGAGTGATAGTGAGCG AGAACAAAATGAAGATGATTCTGGAAAGATGGCAACAGATTCTCTGAGCAA AGATTTGTCTCCGTCTTCTGCTGGGAAGCG ACCATCATCACGATTCCCACAGCATCGACGGAAGAAACGCAAGGAGATGGATGATGGGTTGTCGGAGAGCAACCAGCACAAGCAGA ATGCCTACATCATCAAGCTGTTTGACCGCAGTGTGGATCTGGCCCAGTTCAACACCAGCACCCCTCTTTATCCTATCTGCCGGGCCTGGATGCGGAATAACCCCACAGTCAGGGAGCGGGCAGCTTCCTCCAGTCCCTCTCACAGCCTTGGAGAGGAAGAAG TTGTGGACATGCTCAATGGAAAGGGACAAAACGTGTATCGGCTGCCCCCACCTTCCCCCTCTCCTATTGGTCCCTCTGGGGAGCCTATCAACCTTCGTATCCCTCCTACAGAGAAATCCACTGCTGCCAAG CCATTTGATACTGTTCCTGTGTCCATACCCCTGGTATATAACCATATGGAACGATGGAAAAAAATTAGACAGAA ATGGAAGGAGGCCTCAAATAAAAACCAGCTGCGATACAGCGAAAGCATCAAGATCCTGAAGGAGATGTATGAACGTTAG
- the lin37 gene encoding protein lin-37 homolog isoform X1, whose translation MRFVTVSCLRFSRMLHVKIKAEKTDAETTGARGRLDAVLQGLVEKSDSEREQNEDDSGKMATDSLSKDLSPSSAGKRPSSRFPQHRRKKRKEMDDGLSESNQHKQNAYIIKLFDRSVDLAQFNTSTPLYPICRAWMRNNPTVRERAASSSPSHSLGEEEVVDMLNGKGQNVYRLPPPSPSPIGPSGEPINLRIPPTEKSTAAKPFDTVPVSIPLVYNHMERWKKIRQKWKEASNKNQLRYSESIKILKEMYER comes from the exons ATGCGGTTTGTGACTGTTAGCTGTCTTCGATTTTCAAGAATGCTACACGTGAAAATCAAAGCAGAAAAGACAG ATGCAGAAACAACTGGAGCGCGGGGACGCCTGGACGCGGTGCTGCAAGGTCTTGTTGAAAAGAGTGATAGTGAGCG AGAACAAAATGAAGATGATTCTGGAAAGATGGCAACAGATTCTCTGAGCAA AGATTTGTCTCCGTCTTCTGCTGGGAAGCG ACCATCATCACGATTCCCACAGCATCGACGGAAGAAACGCAAGGAGATGGATGATGGGTTGTCGGAGAGCAACCAGCACAAGCAGA ATGCCTACATCATCAAGCTGTTTGACCGCAGTGTGGATCTGGCCCAGTTCAACACCAGCACCCCTCTTTATCCTATCTGCCGGGCCTGGATGCGGAATAACCCCACAGTCAGGGAGCGGGCAGCTTCCTCCAGTCCCTCTCACAGCCTTGGAGAGGAAGAAG TTGTGGACATGCTCAATGGAAAGGGACAAAACGTGTATCGGCTGCCCCCACCTTCCCCCTCTCCTATTGGTCCCTCTGGGGAGCCTATCAACCTTCGTATCCCTCCTACAGAGAAATCCACTGCTGCCAAG CCATTTGATACTGTTCCTGTGTCCATACCCCTGGTATATAACCATATGGAACGATGGAAAAAAATTAGACAGAA ATGGAAGGAGGCCTCAAATAAAAACCAGCTGCGATACAGCGAAAGCATCAAGATCCTGAAGGAGATGTATGAACGTTAG
- the proser3 gene encoding proline and serine-rich protein 3 isoform X4, with protein sequence MKSSGAIFNKRNPFPTNPALPKTHYNPSLIQKLSKQQKKTSLSPVRLPQAPSPPLPCSDSISEEDQQSLAASSCFHHSLPPSKGLHSSFSESWPSTDRQSFPETEAPAGAVPSGAPQVFAAAKTEEDSVLAKYIERFQHGRPQSREERKHSLTMDGRQSFWWLTSSPSQPTSSQSQSVQQDEETVLGPAEPCQLSPPCPHLLDHEHTIMCLSDSNCDAGEPEILHLQERTSRLLQKSEQSLSSGSLPISSEGLGSDISSAVSVDEPVRKPAPATTIDLTSEDDILFQWRLRRKMEQASQWPLQKPRGQASQQPSTTPYLTPQESTHGGFQMPTATPSLPISSPIVTMLPSDLTILPRMHLLCNMQPCLLQHPQLTVQRGSFGKPVCNPSQTQAESTECSPETVPSKNFSSLPPVSSDTAEDEQAHPGANTRRLRKVSQEVQTEQNLESTVPSCNKRNIPRHTIKPSSRHHARGEGGPQADHKMEAQLGCGATSDSKRQEVVTSWPQKSTRRGSKSEGNEVVSEVLFSAPDSPIEVKTLGFSSSPRSTPPAPPQSPAADTNRLQPPEAIVQLLREAEDSDGLEFEDDPLLQVLRQQREWVKEQISEIDAVLNDLQETGDAEE encoded by the exons ATGAAGTCCAG TGGTGCGATATTCAACAAAAGGAACCCATTCCCCACAAATCCTGCCTTACCCAAAACTCATTACAACCCCTCTCTCATCCAGAAACTTTCTaagcagcagaagaaaacg AGCCTAAGTCCAGTACGTCTACCTCAAGCACCCAGCCCACCTCTACCCTGCAGTGATTCAATCAGTGAGGAAGACCAGCAGTCCCTTGCAGCATCCAGTTGTTTTCACCATAGCCTCCCTCCCTCTAAGGGGCTGCATTCCAGCTTCTCTGAGTCATGGCCTTCTACTGACCGGCAGTCCTTCCCAGAAACTGAGGCTCCGGCAGGGGCTGTCCCCTCAGGAGCACCCCAGGTGTTTGCCGCAGCCAAAACTGAAGAGGATTCTGTGTTGGCAAA GTATATTGAACGTTTTCAGCATGGGAGGCCTCAGAGTCGAGAGGAGAGGAAACACTCATTAACCATGGATGGCAGGCAGTCTTTCTGGTGGTTAACCTCATCCCCTTCCCAGCCCACCTCCTCCCAGTCACAGTCCGTACAGCAAG ATGAAGAAACTGTGCTGGGTCCGGCTGAGCCCTGCCAGCTCAGTCCTCCTTGTCCACACCTCCTTGACCATGAGCACACCATCATG TGTCTGTCAGATTCAAACTGTGATGCTGGAGAACCAGAGATCCTGCATTTACAAGAGAGGACCAGCAGGCTTCTGCAGAAAAG TGAACAGTCTCTCAGCAGTGGCTCTCTGCCTATCAGCTCTGAAGGCCTCGGTTCAGACATTTCCTCTGCAGTCAGTGTAGATGAGCCAGTCCGAAAACCTGCACCTGCCACCACTATTGACTTAACCAGTG AAGATGACATCCTGTTCCAGTGGCGACTACGCCGCAAGATGGAACAGGCTAGCCAGTGGCCACTGCAAAAGCCTCGGGGTCAAGCTTCACAGCAGCCCAGCACA ACACCTTACTTGACTCCTCAAGAGTCAACTCATGGAGGCTTCCAGATGCCTACAGCTACTCCATCCCTCCCTATTTCTAGTCCCATAGTGACAATGCTTCCCAGTGACCTCACCATTCTACCCCGTATGCATCTTCTTTGCAATATGCAGCCCTGCTTACTTCAGCACCCACAGCTCACTGTCCAAAGAGGAAGTTTCGGAAAGCCTGTCTGTAATCCATCGCAAACCCAGGCTGAATCCACTGAATGCAGCCCTGAGACTGTCCCCAGCAAAAACTTCTCTTCTCTGCCTCCTGTGTCATCTGACACTGCTGAGGATGAGCAGGCACATCCAGGAGCTAACACTAGGAGACTGAGGAAGGTGTCACAGGAAGTCCAGACTGAGCAAAATCTGGAATCCACAGTGCCATCCTGCAACAAGAGAAACATACCTAG ACACACTATAAAACCATCTTCTAGACACCATGCCAGAGGGGAAGGGGGACCACAGGCTGATCATAAAATGGAAGCTCAGCTTGGGTGTGGTGCTACCAGTGACAGCAAAAGGCAAGAGGTGGTGACCTCATGGCCACAGAAATCCACCAGACGAGGAAGTAAATCGGAAGGAAATGAG GTGGTCTCGGAGGTACTTTTCTCAGCACCAGATTCCCCTATTGAAGTCAAGACTCTGGGCTTCTCCAGTTCGCCCAGAAGCACGCCTCCTGCACCTCCACAGTCTCCAGCAGCTGACACCAACAGATTGCAGCCCCCTGAGGCCATCGTCCAGCTGTTACGTGAGGCTGAAG
- the proser3 gene encoding proline and serine-rich protein 3 isoform X2, whose amino-acid sequence MKSSGAIFNKRNPFPTNPALPKTHYNPSLIQKLSKQQKKTSLSPVRLPQAPSPPLPCSDSISEEDQQSLAASSCFHHSLPPSKGLHSSFSESWPSTDRQSFPETEAPAGAVPSGAPQVFAAAKTEEDSVLAKYIERFQHGRPQSREERKHSLTMDGRQSFWWLTSSPSQPTSSQSQSVQQDEETVLGPAEPCQLSPPCPHLLDHEHTIMCLSDSNCDAGEPEILHLQERTSRLLQKSEQSLSSGSLPISSEGLGSDISSAVSVDEPVRKPAPATTIDLTSDDILFQWRLRRKMEQASQWPLQKPRGQASQQPSTTPYLTPQESTHGGFQMPTATPSLPISSPIVTMLPSDLTILPRMHLLCNMQPCLLQHPQLTVQRGSFGKPVCNPSQTQAESTECSPETVPSKNFSSLPPVSSDTAEDEQAHPGANTRRLRKVSQEVQTEQNLESTVPSCNKRNIPRHTIKPSSRHHARGEGGPQADHKMEAQLGCGATSDSKRQEVVTSWPQKSTRRGSKSEGNEVSRCRDRKGDQTPPPSPIHSTLGQVVSEVLFSAPDSPIEVKTLGFSSSPRSTPPAPPQSPAADTNRLQPPEAIVQLLREAEDSDGLEFEDDPLLQVLRQQREWVKEQISEIDAVLNDLQETGDAEE is encoded by the exons ATGAAGTCCAG TGGTGCGATATTCAACAAAAGGAACCCATTCCCCACAAATCCTGCCTTACCCAAAACTCATTACAACCCCTCTCTCATCCAGAAACTTTCTaagcagcagaagaaaacg AGCCTAAGTCCAGTACGTCTACCTCAAGCACCCAGCCCACCTCTACCCTGCAGTGATTCAATCAGTGAGGAAGACCAGCAGTCCCTTGCAGCATCCAGTTGTTTTCACCATAGCCTCCCTCCCTCTAAGGGGCTGCATTCCAGCTTCTCTGAGTCATGGCCTTCTACTGACCGGCAGTCCTTCCCAGAAACTGAGGCTCCGGCAGGGGCTGTCCCCTCAGGAGCACCCCAGGTGTTTGCCGCAGCCAAAACTGAAGAGGATTCTGTGTTGGCAAA GTATATTGAACGTTTTCAGCATGGGAGGCCTCAGAGTCGAGAGGAGAGGAAACACTCATTAACCATGGATGGCAGGCAGTCTTTCTGGTGGTTAACCTCATCCCCTTCCCAGCCCACCTCCTCCCAGTCACAGTCCGTACAGCAAG ATGAAGAAACTGTGCTGGGTCCGGCTGAGCCCTGCCAGCTCAGTCCTCCTTGTCCACACCTCCTTGACCATGAGCACACCATCATG TGTCTGTCAGATTCAAACTGTGATGCTGGAGAACCAGAGATCCTGCATTTACAAGAGAGGACCAGCAGGCTTCTGCAGAAAAG TGAACAGTCTCTCAGCAGTGGCTCTCTGCCTATCAGCTCTGAAGGCCTCGGTTCAGACATTTCCTCTGCAGTCAGTGTAGATGAGCCAGTCCGAAAACCTGCACCTGCCACCACTATTGACTTAACCAGTG ATGACATCCTGTTCCAGTGGCGACTACGCCGCAAGATGGAACAGGCTAGCCAGTGGCCACTGCAAAAGCCTCGGGGTCAAGCTTCACAGCAGCCCAGCACA ACACCTTACTTGACTCCTCAAGAGTCAACTCATGGAGGCTTCCAGATGCCTACAGCTACTCCATCCCTCCCTATTTCTAGTCCCATAGTGACAATGCTTCCCAGTGACCTCACCATTCTACCCCGTATGCATCTTCTTTGCAATATGCAGCCCTGCTTACTTCAGCACCCACAGCTCACTGTCCAAAGAGGAAGTTTCGGAAAGCCTGTCTGTAATCCATCGCAAACCCAGGCTGAATCCACTGAATGCAGCCCTGAGACTGTCCCCAGCAAAAACTTCTCTTCTCTGCCTCCTGTGTCATCTGACACTGCTGAGGATGAGCAGGCACATCCAGGAGCTAACACTAGGAGACTGAGGAAGGTGTCACAGGAAGTCCAGACTGAGCAAAATCTGGAATCCACAGTGCCATCCTGCAACAAGAGAAACATACCTAG ACACACTATAAAACCATCTTCTAGACACCATGCCAGAGGGGAAGGGGGACCACAGGCTGATCATAAAATGGAAGCTCAGCTTGGGTGTGGTGCTACCAGTGACAGCAAAAGGCAAGAGGTGGTGACCTCATGGCCACAGAAATCCACCAGACGAGGAAGTAAATCGGAAGGAAATGAGGTATCAAGATGCAGGGATCGTAAAGGCGACCAAACGCCACCACCATCTCCCATACACAGCACTCTAGGACAG GTGGTCTCGGAGGTACTTTTCTCAGCACCAGATTCCCCTATTGAAGTCAAGACTCTGGGCTTCTCCAGTTCGCCCAGAAGCACGCCTCCTGCACCTCCACAGTCTCCAGCAGCTGACACCAACAGATTGCAGCCCCCTGAGGCCATCGTCCAGCTGTTACGTGAGGCTGAAG
- the proser3 gene encoding proline and serine-rich protein 3 isoform X1, which translates to MKSSGAIFNKRNPFPTNPALPKTHYNPSLIQKLSKQQKKTSLSPVRLPQAPSPPLPCSDSISEEDQQSLAASSCFHHSLPPSKGLHSSFSESWPSTDRQSFPETEAPAGAVPSGAPQVFAAAKTEEDSVLAKYIERFQHGRPQSREERKHSLTMDGRQSFWWLTSSPSQPTSSQSQSVQQDEETVLGPAEPCQLSPPCPHLLDHEHTIMCLSDSNCDAGEPEILHLQERTSRLLQKSEQSLSSGSLPISSEGLGSDISSAVSVDEPVRKPAPATTIDLTSEDDILFQWRLRRKMEQASQWPLQKPRGQASQQPSTTPYLTPQESTHGGFQMPTATPSLPISSPIVTMLPSDLTILPRMHLLCNMQPCLLQHPQLTVQRGSFGKPVCNPSQTQAESTECSPETVPSKNFSSLPPVSSDTAEDEQAHPGANTRRLRKVSQEVQTEQNLESTVPSCNKRNIPRHTIKPSSRHHARGEGGPQADHKMEAQLGCGATSDSKRQEVVTSWPQKSTRRGSKSEGNEVSRCRDRKGDQTPPPSPIHSTLGQVVSEVLFSAPDSPIEVKTLGFSSSPRSTPPAPPQSPAADTNRLQPPEAIVQLLREAEDSDGLEFEDDPLLQVLRQQREWVKEQISEIDAVLNDLQETGDAEE; encoded by the exons ATGAAGTCCAG TGGTGCGATATTCAACAAAAGGAACCCATTCCCCACAAATCCTGCCTTACCCAAAACTCATTACAACCCCTCTCTCATCCAGAAACTTTCTaagcagcagaagaaaacg AGCCTAAGTCCAGTACGTCTACCTCAAGCACCCAGCCCACCTCTACCCTGCAGTGATTCAATCAGTGAGGAAGACCAGCAGTCCCTTGCAGCATCCAGTTGTTTTCACCATAGCCTCCCTCCCTCTAAGGGGCTGCATTCCAGCTTCTCTGAGTCATGGCCTTCTACTGACCGGCAGTCCTTCCCAGAAACTGAGGCTCCGGCAGGGGCTGTCCCCTCAGGAGCACCCCAGGTGTTTGCCGCAGCCAAAACTGAAGAGGATTCTGTGTTGGCAAA GTATATTGAACGTTTTCAGCATGGGAGGCCTCAGAGTCGAGAGGAGAGGAAACACTCATTAACCATGGATGGCAGGCAGTCTTTCTGGTGGTTAACCTCATCCCCTTCCCAGCCCACCTCCTCCCAGTCACAGTCCGTACAGCAAG ATGAAGAAACTGTGCTGGGTCCGGCTGAGCCCTGCCAGCTCAGTCCTCCTTGTCCACACCTCCTTGACCATGAGCACACCATCATG TGTCTGTCAGATTCAAACTGTGATGCTGGAGAACCAGAGATCCTGCATTTACAAGAGAGGACCAGCAGGCTTCTGCAGAAAAG TGAACAGTCTCTCAGCAGTGGCTCTCTGCCTATCAGCTCTGAAGGCCTCGGTTCAGACATTTCCTCTGCAGTCAGTGTAGATGAGCCAGTCCGAAAACCTGCACCTGCCACCACTATTGACTTAACCAGTG AAGATGACATCCTGTTCCAGTGGCGACTACGCCGCAAGATGGAACAGGCTAGCCAGTGGCCACTGCAAAAGCCTCGGGGTCAAGCTTCACAGCAGCCCAGCACA ACACCTTACTTGACTCCTCAAGAGTCAACTCATGGAGGCTTCCAGATGCCTACAGCTACTCCATCCCTCCCTATTTCTAGTCCCATAGTGACAATGCTTCCCAGTGACCTCACCATTCTACCCCGTATGCATCTTCTTTGCAATATGCAGCCCTGCTTACTTCAGCACCCACAGCTCACTGTCCAAAGAGGAAGTTTCGGAAAGCCTGTCTGTAATCCATCGCAAACCCAGGCTGAATCCACTGAATGCAGCCCTGAGACTGTCCCCAGCAAAAACTTCTCTTCTCTGCCTCCTGTGTCATCTGACACTGCTGAGGATGAGCAGGCACATCCAGGAGCTAACACTAGGAGACTGAGGAAGGTGTCACAGGAAGTCCAGACTGAGCAAAATCTGGAATCCACAGTGCCATCCTGCAACAAGAGAAACATACCTAG ACACACTATAAAACCATCTTCTAGACACCATGCCAGAGGGGAAGGGGGACCACAGGCTGATCATAAAATGGAAGCTCAGCTTGGGTGTGGTGCTACCAGTGACAGCAAAAGGCAAGAGGTGGTGACCTCATGGCCACAGAAATCCACCAGACGAGGAAGTAAATCGGAAGGAAATGAGGTATCAAGATGCAGGGATCGTAAAGGCGACCAAACGCCACCACCATCTCCCATACACAGCACTCTAGGACAG GTGGTCTCGGAGGTACTTTTCTCAGCACCAGATTCCCCTATTGAAGTCAAGACTCTGGGCTTCTCCAGTTCGCCCAGAAGCACGCCTCCTGCACCTCCACAGTCTCCAGCAGCTGACACCAACAGATTGCAGCCCCCTGAGGCCATCGTCCAGCTGTTACGTGAGGCTGAAG
- the proser3 gene encoding proline and serine-rich protein 3 isoform X3, translating to MKSSGAIFNKRNPFPTNPALPKTHYNPSLIQKLSKQQKKTSLSPVRLPQAPSPPLPCSDSISEEDQQSLAASSCFHHSLPPSKGLHSSFSESWPSTDRQSFPETEAPAGAVPSGAPQVFAAAKTEEDSVLAKYIERFQHGRPQSREERKHSLTMDGRQSFWWLTSSPSQPTSSQSQSVQQDEETVLGPAEPCQLSPPCPHLLDHEHTIMCLSDSNCDAGEPEILHLQERTSRLLQKSEQSLSSGSLPISSEGLGSDISSAVSVDEPVRKPAPATTIDLTSEDDILFQWRLRRKMEQASQWPLQKPRGQASQQPSTTPYLTPQESTHGGFQMPTATPSLPISSPIVTMLPSDLTILPRMHLLCNMQPCLLQHPQLTVQRGSFGKPVCNPSQTQAESTECSPETVPSKNFSSLPPVSSDTAEDEQAHPGANTRRLRKVSQEVQTEQNLESTVPSCNKRNIPRHHARGEGGPQADHKMEAQLGCGATSDSKRQEVVTSWPQKSTRRGSKSEGNEVSRCRDRKGDQTPPPSPIHSTLGQVVSEVLFSAPDSPIEVKTLGFSSSPRSTPPAPPQSPAADTNRLQPPEAIVQLLREAEDSDGLEFEDDPLLQVLRQQREWVKEQISEIDAVLNDLQETGDAEE from the exons ATGAAGTCCAG TGGTGCGATATTCAACAAAAGGAACCCATTCCCCACAAATCCTGCCTTACCCAAAACTCATTACAACCCCTCTCTCATCCAGAAACTTTCTaagcagcagaagaaaacg AGCCTAAGTCCAGTACGTCTACCTCAAGCACCCAGCCCACCTCTACCCTGCAGTGATTCAATCAGTGAGGAAGACCAGCAGTCCCTTGCAGCATCCAGTTGTTTTCACCATAGCCTCCCTCCCTCTAAGGGGCTGCATTCCAGCTTCTCTGAGTCATGGCCTTCTACTGACCGGCAGTCCTTCCCAGAAACTGAGGCTCCGGCAGGGGCTGTCCCCTCAGGAGCACCCCAGGTGTTTGCCGCAGCCAAAACTGAAGAGGATTCTGTGTTGGCAAA GTATATTGAACGTTTTCAGCATGGGAGGCCTCAGAGTCGAGAGGAGAGGAAACACTCATTAACCATGGATGGCAGGCAGTCTTTCTGGTGGTTAACCTCATCCCCTTCCCAGCCCACCTCCTCCCAGTCACAGTCCGTACAGCAAG ATGAAGAAACTGTGCTGGGTCCGGCTGAGCCCTGCCAGCTCAGTCCTCCTTGTCCACACCTCCTTGACCATGAGCACACCATCATG TGTCTGTCAGATTCAAACTGTGATGCTGGAGAACCAGAGATCCTGCATTTACAAGAGAGGACCAGCAGGCTTCTGCAGAAAAG TGAACAGTCTCTCAGCAGTGGCTCTCTGCCTATCAGCTCTGAAGGCCTCGGTTCAGACATTTCCTCTGCAGTCAGTGTAGATGAGCCAGTCCGAAAACCTGCACCTGCCACCACTATTGACTTAACCAGTG AAGATGACATCCTGTTCCAGTGGCGACTACGCCGCAAGATGGAACAGGCTAGCCAGTGGCCACTGCAAAAGCCTCGGGGTCAAGCTTCACAGCAGCCCAGCACA ACACCTTACTTGACTCCTCAAGAGTCAACTCATGGAGGCTTCCAGATGCCTACAGCTACTCCATCCCTCCCTATTTCTAGTCCCATAGTGACAATGCTTCCCAGTGACCTCACCATTCTACCCCGTATGCATCTTCTTTGCAATATGCAGCCCTGCTTACTTCAGCACCCACAGCTCACTGTCCAAAGAGGAAGTTTCGGAAAGCCTGTCTGTAATCCATCGCAAACCCAGGCTGAATCCACTGAATGCAGCCCTGAGACTGTCCCCAGCAAAAACTTCTCTTCTCTGCCTCCTGTGTCATCTGACACTGCTGAGGATGAGCAGGCACATCCAGGAGCTAACACTAGGAGACTGAGGAAGGTGTCACAGGAAGTCCAGACTGAGCAAAATCTGGAATCCACAGTGCCATCCTGCAACAAGAGAAACATACCTAG ACACCATGCCAGAGGGGAAGGGGGACCACAGGCTGATCATAAAATGGAAGCTCAGCTTGGGTGTGGTGCTACCAGTGACAGCAAAAGGCAAGAGGTGGTGACCTCATGGCCACAGAAATCCACCAGACGAGGAAGTAAATCGGAAGGAAATGAGGTATCAAGATGCAGGGATCGTAAAGGCGACCAAACGCCACCACCATCTCCCATACACAGCACTCTAGGACAG GTGGTCTCGGAGGTACTTTTCTCAGCACCAGATTCCCCTATTGAAGTCAAGACTCTGGGCTTCTCCAGTTCGCCCAGAAGCACGCCTCCTGCACCTCCACAGTCTCCAGCAGCTGACACCAACAGATTGCAGCCCCCTGAGGCCATCGTCCAGCTGTTACGTGAGGCTGAAG